One segment of Syntrophales bacterium DNA contains the following:
- a CDS encoding TRAP transporter fused permease subunit translates to MQGNRISSQFNVQNLIFLLSLVMFAWLCWYFYTGFGGPMELVANLVPVALAVRILHLHKNGFMYKRLPELANNIIVIIYLAICVYAFYHFHVEYEAISIWRQGSYTREDFIMGLLVFGLVMELSRITNNELFWMNVVLLIYTLWGYLSPIDFFWHPGASFYRVITSSTVELSTGIYGQYAQIALTTIAAFLLLAAAASGFNAQEAMVSFMRRIAGKSRHTIPQTAVLASTAVGMISGSGAANATVVGAFTIPLMKRYGVPGEFAAAVETAASMGGLIMPPVMAVAGFVMAEFLGVSYWSVVIRGFSLAFIYYSTLSLSVYLMSISKMPGSPIEGATMPIYEQLKTAVFFIGIIYLTIIMGVFNFGEQLAGLYAGSLMLILLILLFYYFKYVKKDPATDKDALFKNIRKMIETHAEMTSYLLLLLATLGIMIGLFTVTGFINRMGGMLLRVGEWNIIALVLMAWIFGWLVGTGLPPTATYILLAVIIVDPLRKLGVDPWIAHFFAFLIAVWGELSPPTSLTAAVSARIADASFMNTMWQALKMCLPITVMTFAIFIRTKIVVSPGWGQIGDTLLVAVGCCGISFAIFGQFVSGRVANIALCAALAIVSLVIMFHPNVFVALLAAVIVLPATIYGVVRHRKIAPPKEAPQPAAVASWS, encoded by the coding sequence ATGCAGGGTAACCGGATTTCGAGCCAATTCAATGTTCAGAATCTGATCTTCCTTTTATCGCTTGTCATGTTCGCTTGGCTTTGCTGGTATTTCTATACCGGCTTCGGCGGTCCTATGGAACTGGTGGCTAATCTCGTGCCGGTCGCCCTGGCGGTGAGAATTCTGCATTTGCATAAGAACGGCTTCATGTACAAACGTCTTCCGGAACTCGCCAACAACATCATCGTCATAATCTATCTGGCCATTTGCGTCTATGCCTTCTACCATTTTCACGTGGAATACGAGGCCATCTCGATCTGGCGGCAAGGTTCCTACACCCGGGAGGACTTCATCATGGGTCTTCTGGTTTTTGGCCTGGTCATGGAACTGTCGCGGATAACAAACAATGAGCTGTTCTGGATGAATGTGGTTCTGCTAATCTATACTCTCTGGGGATATCTGAGCCCGATAGATTTTTTCTGGCACCCGGGCGCTTCCTTCTACCGGGTGATTACCTCGAGCACCGTGGAACTCTCTACAGGCATCTACGGGCAATACGCGCAGATTGCGCTGACGACGATTGCGGCGTTTTTACTGCTGGCGGCGGCGGCGAGCGGCTTTAATGCCCAGGAGGCGATGGTCAGTTTTATGCGCCGCATCGCCGGAAAGTCGCGGCACACAATTCCCCAGACGGCGGTACTTGCATCGACGGCGGTCGGCATGATCAGCGGCAGCGGCGCGGCCAACGCCACGGTAGTCGGCGCCTTCACGATCCCGCTGATGAAGCGCTACGGCGTGCCGGGGGAGTTCGCCGCGGCGGTGGAAACGGCGGCGTCGATGGGAGGGCTGATCATGCCGCCGGTGATGGCGGTGGCCGGTTTCGTGATGGCGGAATTCCTCGGCGTCTCTTACTGGAGTGTGGTGATTCGCGGCTTTTCCCTCGCCTTTATTTACTACTCCACGCTCTCTTTATCCGTATATTTAATGAGCATAAGCAAGATGCCCGGCTCGCCGATTGAGGGAGCAACCATGCCGATCTATGAGCAGCTCAAGACGGCGGTTTTCTTCATTGGGATCATCTATTTGACAATCATTATGGGGGTGTTCAACTTCGGCGAGCAGTTGGCCGGTCTCTATGCCGGCTCGTTGATGTTAATCCTCCTCATCCTGCTTTTTTATTATTTCAAGTATGTGAAAAAGGATCCGGCGACGGACAAGGATGCACTTTTCAAGAACATCCGCAAAATGATTGAGACGCACGCCGAGATGACCTCCTATCTGCTCCTGCTTCTGGCCACGCTCGGCATCATGATCGGCTTGTTCACGGTGACCGGGTTTATCAACCGTATGGGGGGAATGCTCCTGCGCGTCGGCGAATGGAACATCATCGCCCTGGTACTGATGGCCTGGATCTTCGGCTGGCTCGTCGGCACCGGCCTGCCGCCGACGGCGACCTATATCCTCCTGGCGGTTATCATTGTTGACCCGTTGCGCAAACTCGGCGTCGATCCTTGGATCGCCCACTTCTTCGCCTTTTTGATCGCCGTCTGGGGCGAGCTGTCGCCGCCGACTTCGCTTACCGCTGCCGTCTCGGCGCGCATTGCAGATGCCTCCTTCATGAACACCATGTGGCAGGCTCTGAAGATGTGCCTGCCAATTACCGTCATGACCTTTGCCATTTTCATCCGCACTAAAATTGTTGTAAGTCCGGGCTGGGGGCAGATCGGCGACACGCTGCTTGTGGCGGTGGGCTGTTGCGGAATATCCTTTGCCATCTTCGGACAGTTTGTCAGCGGCCGGGTTGCGAACATTGCACTGTGCGCGGCGCTGGCTATCGTTTCTTTAGTGATAATGTTCCATCCGAACGTCTTCGTGGCGTTGCTGGCGGCCGTTATTGTGCTGCCGGCAACGATATATGGCGTTGTGCGTCACCGGAAGATCGCCCCGCCGAAGGAGGCGCCGCAGCCGGCCGCCGTTGCGAGTTGGAGTTAA